The Nitrospira sp. sequence CCTATCTCACCCAGGGTGATTTGAACCAGGAAGATCTTCTCCAGGGACTCAGACGCGATATTCAGACGAGACAATTCCTGCCGGTGTATTGCGGATCGGCCGCTCAAAACGTGGGAGTGTGGTCGCTGCTCGACGCCATCGTTGCCGTATTGCCTTCACCCAGCGAGCGCGGTGCGGACCATCCATGGCACGGCACCCAAGCGGAGACCGGCGAAGCTTGCGAGCGGAAGGGGAGTGGAGAAGAGCCGTTTTCTGCCTATGTGTTCAAGACCCTCATCGATCCTTTCGTGGGCCGGCTGTCCTATTGCCGTGTGCTATCGGGAACCGTCCACGCGGACACGACGGTGCTGAATGCGTCAAAACATGTGCGGGAAAAACTCGGCCATTTCTACAGAGTGCTGGGCAAGCGTCATGTGGCCGTCGATTCTGCCGGGGCTGGAGACATCATTGCCATCGGAAAGCTCAAAGACACGCACACCGGCGATACGCTCTGTCACGAACATGACCCCATCTGCTATCCAGGGCTGAGTTTGCCGAAACCGATCTTGTCCTTCGCCATCGAAGCCAAATCAAAGGCGGAGATCGACAAGGTCAGTCTCGGCTTGCATAAACTCATCGAGGAAGATCCCACGCTGGAGTTCGCGCGCAATGCCGAGACCAAGGAGATGGTGCTGAGTGGGATGGGGCAGTTCCACATCGATTTGGCCCTCGAGAAACTCCACCGCAAATTCGGCGCCGACGTGACCTTGCACACACCGAAGATCCCGTATCGGGAGACGCTTAAGACAAAATCACAAGCACAGGGTAAATACAAGAAACAAACCGGTGGGCATGGACAATACGGAGATTGTTGGCTTGAAGTGACTCCGCTGCCGCGCGGCAATGGATTTGTATTCGAGAATCGTGTGATCGGGGGGGCGATTCCTCGAAATTTCATTCCCGCAGTGGAAAAGGGTGTGATCGACGCCATGCACGGAGGGCCGCTCAGCGGGTTTCCGGTCGTCGATGTGCAGGTCACGGTCTACGACGGATCCTACCACGTCGTTGATTCGTCTGAAATGTCGTTCAAGATCGCGGGATCGATGGCGTTTAAAAAGGCGATGGAGACGGCCCATCCGGTGCTGCTGGAGCCCGTCATGACGGTTGAAATCGATACACCCACCGACGCGGTTGGGGCGGTCATGGGAGATTTAAACGCCCGCCGTGGGCGAATCGTGTCCGTCAATGCGCAAGACCACGTGGAACAGATTAAGGCGACGGTGCCGCTGGCGGAGTTGCTTAGGTATGCCACCGCCCTCAATGCCATGACGGGTGGACGGGGAAGCTATGTCATGGAGTTTGCGCAGTACGACGAGGTCCCTCGAGAGCTGACGGCAAAGATCATCGAACGGCATAAGGCGGAGGCACAGGCCGTTGCGACCCACTGAGAGGTTCAATCGGAGGATTTGAGCACGACGAAAAATGCGCGGTTTTCCCGAAGCACGCGCAGCAACACGGTATCGCCGTGTCGGGATCGAGAGATCGCCGCTTTATATTCTGCGACGGAAGAGACCTCCGTACGGTTGACTTCCTTGATCAAATCCCCTTCTCGGAGGCCTTCGGCTTGAGCCAGACTGTTGGGCTCGACCTTGGCGATCAAGACTCCTTTTGACTCGCGCAGTTTGAATTTCTCCGTCAGACCGGCCGTCAGCTCTTGGACGTCGAGGCCGAGTTTGACTTCCAACTTTTCCTCTTGAGGAAGAGCCGCGGCGACGGCCGTCTCGCGTCGCTCCGTGAGGGGGACCTCCACCATCAGGTACTTCAGATCTCGGACGACCTCGACCTTTGCGGCCGCGCCGGGGGGCAGTGATCCGATCAGGCGAGAGAGTTTG is a genomic window containing:
- a CDS encoding elongation factor G, with the translated sequence MEAARVEPVRNVAIVSSAGAGKTSLSEALLYVGGAIPTLGSVTQGTTVSDFEPEEIRHRNSTSTSLLQFTWNQTHINLIDPPGALALLGEPLAALRAIDGVILVVSGSIGVRTELARLWTRIKELDLPCLLFVNGLDKEGSSFESALETCRKQFDCALIPMTMPVRQGMNMDGVIDVRYEKVIRSGPASPKIDQLPIPSDLDGMFREAHKQLVEAVAETGDALLETYLTQGDLNQEDLLQGLRRDIQTRQFLPVYCGSAAQNVGVWSLLDAIVAVLPSPSERGADHPWHGTQAETGEACERKGSGEEPFSAYVFKTLIDPFVGRLSYCRVLSGTVHADTTVLNASKHVREKLGHFYRVLGKRHVAVDSAGAGDIIAIGKLKDTHTGDTLCHEHDPICYPGLSLPKPILSFAIEAKSKAEIDKVSLGLHKLIEEDPTLEFARNAETKEMVLSGMGQFHIDLALEKLHRKFGADVTLHTPKIPYRETLKTKSQAQGKYKKQTGGHGQYGDCWLEVTPLPRGNGFVFENRVIGGAIPRNFIPAVEKGVIDAMHGGPLSGFPVVDVQVTVYDGSYHVVDSSEMSFKIAGSMAFKKAMETAHPVLLEPVMTVEIDTPTDAVGAVMGDLNARRGRIVSVNAQDHVEQIKATVPLAELLRYATALNAMTGGRGSYVMEFAQYDEVPRELTAKIIERHKAEAQAVATH